AGCCGCCCCGAAACCCAGCCGGTTCCTGACACGAAGGCGCGTGTTCAAGGGGCTTGCCTGCGCCGCGGTCGCCGGTGCCGCCGGCGCGGCGTGGATGCGGTTCGTCGAGCCTCCGTGGCTCAAGCTTTCGAACGTGCGCGTCCCGCTGTCGAACGGCGCCCGCCCGATGCTCCGCGTGCTGCAACTCTCCGACTTCCACGCCTCGCCCGTCGTTCCGCTTTCGCTCGTGAACTCCGCGGTCGAACTCGCCCTCGCACAGCAACCCGACCTTGTCTGCCTCACGGGGGATTTCATCACGCACCAGTTCGAGCAGTTTGAGGCTTACGGCACAATCCTCAAAAGATTGTCCGATGCCGCGCCGACCTTCGCCACGTTCGGCAATCACGATGGAGGTTCGTGGGCGGCTCGCGCTTACAGCGGGGCGCGGGACAAGACCCTGCGCCAGTTGCGCAACGAGTCCGGCTGGTTTCACGCCGCAAGCCAGGCCCGCCACCGGGTGCTCGGCCATCACGGCGGCTACGCCGACACCTCCAACGTCCGCTCGATGCTCACCGCCGCGCGGGTCGAGGTGCTTCACAACCGCTCCGTCGAACTCACCGCGCGCGGCCGCAAACTCACGATCGTCGGCACCGGCGACTTGTGGGCGCAAGAGTTGAAAGCCGGCGAGGCCTTCGCCGGCGTGAAGCCCGCGGACGACCGCGACATCATCTGCCTCTCGCACAATCCCGACGGCAAGGACGCGCTCAAGGCGCACCCGTGGTCGCTCGTGCTTTGCGGCCACACACACGGCGGGCAGTTGGAAGTGCCGTTCTTCGGCACGCCGCTCGCACCGGTGCACGACCACCGGTTCGTGCGCGGCCTGCACCG
This sequence is a window from Verrucomicrobiota bacterium. Protein-coding genes within it:
- the yaeI gene encoding phosphodiesterase YaeI, with amino-acid sequence MSAGRPAERGLYPVRRNGILRSVAEAAPKPSRFLTRRRVFKGLACAAVAGAAGAAWMRFVEPPWLKLSNVRVPLSNGARPMLRVLQLSDFHASPVVPLSLVNSAVELALAQQPDLVCLTGDFITHQFEQFEAYGTILKRLSDAAPTFATFGNHDGGSWAARAYSGARDKTLRQLRNESGWFHAASQARHRVLGHHGGYADTSNVRSMLTAARVEVLHNRSVELTARGRKLTIVGTGDLWAQELKAGEAFAGVKPADDRDIICLSHNPDGKDALKAHPWSLVLCGHTHGGQLEVPFFGTPLAPVHDHRFVRGLHRWNDRWIHITKGVGNLHGLRFNCRPEVSLLELA